AATGTCCAAGAGTTGGCAACTATCCGGGTGGAAAATCTTCCGGTTAAGATAATGCTGCTGAATAACCAGCATCTGGGTATGGTGATGCAATGGGAGGACAGGTTCTACAAGGCTAACAGGGCTCACACTTATCTCGGAGACCCATCTCGGGAGTCGGAGATTTTTCCGAATATGTTGAAGTTTGCAGAAGCTTGTGATATACCTGCTGCCCGCGTCACAAAGAAGGGAGATCTAAGAGCAGCAATTCAGAAGATGCTGGACACTCCTGGACCGTATTTACTGGATGTAATTGTACCACATCAAGAACATGTGCTTCCTATGATTCCGAGTGGTGGGGCTTTCAAAGATGTGATCGTTGAGGGTGATGGGAGGTCTTCTTACTGATTTCGTGGCCATTATATCTGCTTTTTATGCTTTTGTATGTATGTTTTGAGTCGGCTCATGCTTAAAGTAAGTTAGTTCTTGAGTTAGTAGCTGTGATGTCTTTTCCTCGGACAAATTCCATCAGTCAACCTTTCTCCCGTTTTAATTATTCCCGGTTTggatatatgaagtatgttttatgTCATCTCATCTCTCACTTTTTAAAGTAGTTATTCTTTGCTTATACGTGGGAgtgcaaaatattttctttcacgCCCTATGAATCTAAAGAGGATCTCTAGTTCTCTTATTGCAATGAAACGAGTATTGCTACATGTAATTAGagttttatttacatttttatttacaaaattcattttgttagttattattcaaatattatgatataCAGAATATCAATAACTGATATATGAAAAAGTAAGTATTTTGTAAGTACATTTAGCATTTTTCATGTGAAATTGCATTGCTATTAAACTCTATCCCGTCAATCTAGAAAAGATTTGCACTTTCCCCGCGTAAATTGCTTTACACTCTTCACGCTTATGTGGTATATGAGGGACACATCTGAACTCTGATCATCCCTGTGCGATTAGTTTGTACGAATGGAGTCCACCTTTTTTGTCCTTGAAAATTCCAAAGGAGATGTGAAAGGAACTCTCCTGGTTTTATAACAGGAGTCACTATGGGTGGAATTTGAAAAGCTCCTTTAGGCTCGGCTAGGCTTCCCTGTTGTTTCAGTCACTAGACTTGCTGCATAATCGTGTCTATATATCATAATCAGCTAACGACTTATCTGGTATTTCTTGAAAAACAGTATAAATGTAAATGTCCAAGTTGCTAAAATGTAATGATATTGCTACACCAGTTGAAACATATCCTACAATACAATGTCAATCAAACCTCGTTAACTCAGTCGCTCTGATCCAAAGCCGTGTTAGCATCAGATTAAGAACTTCCTATCCTTCTCACTAATTTGCCTGAGATGAAGCTGTTGTGGTGTCAAAGGATTTCCTTCTGACCAAGGGGCAAGTGATCCTTGTAGGATTAGCATGTGTATTGTCAAGACTACACAATACATAGTCTGGCTGGTGGAGTGCGAGATTCAACCTATCCTCCCCTACAACCAGTGCGGTAGCATCAAGCAGAACATGCCAGTAGTACCTGTGGGCTTCTGAAACCCAATGCATTCAATAACGAGTCCCATTAATATCGGCAGGATAAGCGAATAGTCCTTTTGGGCTGTGCTTACACTTCCTCCTAAAATACTGGCTAAGCTGTGATCCCTTGATCCTCAAATCCAGCCAATCCTTAGGTGCTGATATCACTTTGGACTCCTTGAAAATTGCAAACTCCCGTATgcagtcttcttcttcttcttcttcccctatAGCTGTCATGTAAAGGTTTCCCTTGAAGAAAGGGTAGCTTTCCCCAACCAACTTCATGGCATCCTGGTAGCTGGGAGTGAAGAGCACAAGATAGTCATCATCGGATAATCCACAGTGCTTCAAAACCTTGTTTCGAGCTTGGATTTCAGGGATCGAGATAAAACTTCCAGGAAACGTGGATTTTTTGGTGAGAATATCAACCAATCTTGATGGCTCCAACTGGGTCCTATCCAAATCAGGTTGACTGCTTCCAAAAGTAGGGGTGGAAGGATCTCTTAAACTACCCCTAGAGAGCTTCCGCCTATCATCAAACGTGGGATCTGAAGGCTCCTCATTGATGCAAAGACCAGAGagatctctcttttctccttccacTAGCCTGGCGTACTCCGGATACTTTGCTAAGACATACTGCTCAACATACCGCATTTCTGTTGGTGTGATCGGACCTGACCATCTGAGGTCAAGACCATGAAGTGTTGATATGGCTTCGGCTACAATATGAGCAGGTATCACAGTACGTGCTTTCTGTTTTTAgttcaagaaaaaagaataatcaAAAAGAGATTATATTAGGCACCATTAAAACCTTCCAGAAAACTAAGACATAAGAAAATGAATTATACCTTAACAACCATACTGCTTGGTCTGCCATTTGATGCAGGTGGTTTGTGCGTAGAAGCAAAGAGGGATTTTTCTTTATCACCTTCCTTCATTGCCTGATTTGTTATAACTTTGTGAGACGGAATTGAATATGACAATAAAGAATATGGTTTTGAATTATAAGCACTCACCTTAGATCCTGCATGTGAAACAATCTGTTCTTCAGTGTTCCTTCCCATAGGATGTATCCTCTGCCACTATTGAAACATAGAAGAACTTTTTATTGGCTAAATATGCAAGTTTTGGGAAGATCTGTGAAAGAAAAAGAGGTATGTATCTACAAATTCAAGAAATCAAGACAAGAAAGAGAGGTATGTATTTACAAATTctcttgagaaaaaaaaaaaaaagaataaaaaaaaaaagaaaaaagaaaaaaagactcTTGCTGCAGAATGGGTTTAGGCTGAAAGATTTAGGAAAGAAtagaagatatggaagagaggacagaagagagaagaagaggaaatagaGAAAAACAAGCCGAACTGATCAAAACATCTTGTTGATATAGATTGGTATACTAgataaactaaaagaaacaactggaaagagagaaagagaggatcTGGAGGAACAAACATAGTCAGCTGTAAAGAGAAAGCCAAGCCAAACTCGCCAAAACTTTGGTTATTGCAGATGTGGATCTGAAAGGTGGGGTACTAAAGAAATTATTAGAACTAATGATTGTCACGTCCACAATGACAGCAGCAATGCTTTGAAACAAGATACCAAGAACCATTAGAACTAGTTTTTGTTGCTATAACCATGGTTTAGTATTTAGATTATCTCTGGTTGAGTTTAAGTATCATATTAAACCTTTGGTTTGGCTAGAATACCTACCGactcaaaattttaaatgaaactatgactttgagaagaaaactcaatatatatttgattgGAGATGAAATCACAAGCTCTGAAATATTAAATTTGGAGGGAAAATGACCCTTGAGAGCGTTTGGCTTGGAGCAATGGACCCATTTATTGGTAATGCCTTTAAGGGCAGAGTTACTTCCGATAGCTGGAAAACGTAAGTACGAAATTTTCTCAGAATTTGACCCTCATCGAGTTCCCTGGTAATCTGTGATCTGGTTCCACCTGCATCATGGGAGAACACAAATGttataactttttcatattatatcaataaaaagagTAAACGTAGAAATATAAAGAAagataagaaaaaggaaagaaataagaaaaaaatgtttccatagataaaaaaaaaatgcatgttaAATAACTGTAGAGAATGACTTTACAAGCTCATATGTAATTTGCATTGATTTTACATAATTCAACGGAGACATGATATGTCATTGACATGTTGGTTAgtcattttacataaaaatgaaaaatgggtAAGCCATAAAGGAGAGATGGTTATACCTATACATATGCTGTTCATTATTCTTATACCTATACCTTTCGGTATTATCTTTAGTATAAAGGTTACATGTATAAATTTAGCATTTATGCAAAGAACAAATAACAAAGCAAAAAACTTTTGGCATCAAATAGTTTGAGTCTTAGAGAATCTCATCTGTCAAGGTATTGTTGGTTATCTCACATCCAATACAAAACctttttgaataatatataagaaGTACTCATCCTACTGAGGTATATACGATAGAAAAGAATAAAAGCAAAAGATTCTTTTGAAACTATATGAATTTTTGCTGCCAATTGCTTGCTATAATGTATGAGCTCATCAGCCATTCTTGGCTAAATAATGTTAAAATGGGGTCAATTAGACATGACTCGAATCTTTGTCCAAGTACAGAAGAAACCATAAAACAAATGCTTGTGATTCGGTGTAAACAATGTTGAGGAGAGAGGGATACAGGAGAGAGTATATGCCGTGTAGAGATGCTCGAGACATCAGCTTCCATACAGACAAGGTCATAAGAACAAGCGATTAGTCACGGACAATGAcattgaaattaaatattataagattaatcaaaatatatatgccAGACCAGGAACAGCATATCTCCCTCATTCATACTCATAGACCTTATGTCTCAGTTGAGCCTAACAGTGCAAAGACATTCttattagttaatattataaCCTATAATATTAGCTGTAGCTCTGTTTATTCTTTCCTAGAATACATATATCAACCCTTGTTTGAACAATTCTCTTGCATTGAAGCTTCTGGGAAGCTGCTCTTGAAAGGGACTGCGAAGCCAAAAACTCCCCTTTTCTCAACTATGGCTTGGGACTTTGGAACCTTACCTTTCTTTCCTAAAAGATGAGAGTTTCCTGTGCCTTCCTTATGTTCAGGACTAGAGAAATCTCCTTCAAGACTCGAGGAGATGAATGTCACAATATTTGTATGCTCAtagatttgaaatatttaaagcGAAGAGTGTTGAAAGAACGTCcttcttccctttttccttcACACGTCTCTCACCAACTCTTTCTGATGCAAACCAAGGAGGAGTTCGTATCACTTTCCATTCTGTAGCAGCAAATATCAAGATCTTTCAGCAGCACCTTACCTTTTGCATTCATCCTCAGCAATCTATATTTAATTGGTGCATTCATGTTTATCCCTAGCTTTTGTCTCTTTTTCCGAGAGGATATTCTtcatttcaattaaaataaGAGTAATGATTTATTCAATCCCGAATAGACAAGTCCCATGaaatccttttgaaaaaaaaaaatgaactccaACGTAAAAAGttcgaaaaaatatatattattttttaataggatCCAATTTTTACAAAAGATTTGCATAAAACTTGTCTATTTAGAACTTGTGCttttaacattactcttaaaataaatgatatcaGTTGTTCACATTCTCTTTGCAGCAGGTTAAAATGTCCGCGTATGCGTACATTAGAATCTAACGGTTTCAGATTTAAAACGTATACCAACCCACTTTTGTATTTTGTGCCCCATGAATCATGATCACGTTTCCTCCCATGCCTTGGTAATTCTATAAGCAAATTACAACACCAAAGTCCACTGGTCATCTAAATGGATAACAGACAGATTCGATcctaatataaataaatgaaaaataaaatgaaaaaagatcCTAGAAAGTCATTGCTTGAAAGTGGCCTTTCAACTACATGCTAGCCTTCTTCAACTTCACTCAAAACTAGCACAAGatacccaaaaacaaaaagaaaaggtaaCCTAATGAACGAACATCGTTATCTCTTAGAAGTTCAAAACCCAAGTCACCACCATTACCGCCCCCTTTAAAATGATTGAAACACCAATCTTCTTCACCcatctttttcaaatggatacACGCACGcagtttgtaatttaatttatatttccaATTCGCAAAATATATTGCAAACATCACAGGAATTAGGTGacaactcaaaaataaaaagaaaaca
This Carya illinoinensis cultivar Pawnee chromosome 11, C.illinoinensisPawnee_v1, whole genome shotgun sequence DNA region includes the following protein-coding sequences:
- the LOC122281160 gene encoding uncharacterized protein LOC122281160, whose translation is MGRNTEEQIVSHAGSKAMKEGDKEKSLFASTHKPPASNGRPSSMVVKKARTVIPAHIVAEAISTLHGLDLRWSGPITPTEMRYVEQYVLAKYPEYARLVEGEKRDLSGLCINEEPSDPTFDDRRKLSRGSLRDPSTPTFGSSQPDLDRTQLEPSRLVDILTKKSTFPGSFISIPEIQARNKVLKHCGLSDDDYLVLFTPSYQDAMKLVGESYPFFKGNLYMTAIGEEEEEEDCIREFAIFKESKVISAPKDWLDLRIKGSQLSQYFRRKCKHSPKGLFAYPADINGTRY